The proteins below are encoded in one region of Dioscorea cayenensis subsp. rotundata cultivar TDr96_F1 chromosome 18, TDr96_F1_v2_PseudoChromosome.rev07_lg8_w22 25.fasta, whole genome shotgun sequence:
- the LOC120282308 gene encoding uncharacterized protein LOC120282308 isoform X1 — protein MEAMPLFAKPSSTLRCVPVLTVGFRPPPMSSVCFKKLEFCRNGDSTASSDELKGLNGTNDGLPTAPNNQSSTSPPDLRFDRLQVADDQVECQYRRIFGNFFAREVLFDEEYWVVAMLRAECQWEEDRPDVGNVPYLKTQFAQKVFKAIKMQCTSKLGEKRTCVVAVRRNQSNDKQTVLKSIVGTLDISMRRLFSGETFPGEIVKPPVFGSRAPGPGYGYIANLYVPKSARRRGVASNMLLLALEIARSNGANEVFVHVNKYNVVARQLYEKIGFQIVEAAAHCLLVQHNYLMHLKI, from the exons ATGGAGGCCATGCCCCTCTTCGCGAAGCCTTCTTCAACTCTCCGCTGTGTTCCGGTGCTCACTGTTGGCTTTCGTCCTCCTCCCATGTCGTCCGTCTGTTTTAAGAA ATTGGAATTTTGCAGGAATGGGGATTCTACCGCTTCTTCTGATGAATTGAAAGGGTTAAACGGCACCAATGATGGCCTTCCAACAGCTCCTAACAATCAGAGTTCCACAAGTCCGCCCGATCTCCGGTTTGATAGATTGCAAGTGGCGGATGATCAGGTTGAATGTCAGTATAGAAGAatttttgggaatttttttgcAAGAGAGGTCctctttgatgaagaatattgG GTAGTAGCTATGTTAAGGGCAGAGTGCCAGTGGGAGGAAGACCGACCTGATGTGGG CAATGTTCCATATCTTAAGACGCAATTTGCACAAAAG GTATTCAAAGCGATAAAGATGCAATGCACTAGTAAACTTGGTGAAAAACGCACCTGTGTTGTTGCG GTGAGAAGAAACCAAAGTAATGACAAACAAACAGTATTGAAAAGCATAGTTGGGACCCTGGACATAAGCATGAGGCGCCTCTTCTCTGGAGAAACCTTTCCTGGG GAGATTGTAAAGCCCCCAGTTTTCGGCAGCAGAGCACCTGGACCAGGATATGGGTATATCGCAAACTTATATGTTCCTAAATCTGCACGCCGCCGAGGTGTTGCAAGCAACATGTTGCTTTTGGCTTTAGAAATAGCTAGATCAAACG GTGCAAATGAGGTGTTTGTGCATGTGAATAAGTATAATGTGGTCGCTCGGCAACTGTACGAGAAGATTGGATTTCAG ATTGTAGAAGCAGCAGCACATTGCTTGTTAGTACAACATAATTACTTGATGCACCTAAAGATCTAA
- the LOC120282308 gene encoding uncharacterized protein LOC120282308 isoform X2, whose amino-acid sequence MEAMPLFAKPSSTLRCVPVLTVGFRPPPMSSVCFKKLEFCRNGDSTASSDELKGLNGTNDGLPTAPNNQSSTSPPDLRFDRLQVADDQVECQYRRIFGNFFAREVLFDEEYWVVAMLRAECQWEEDRPDVGNVPYLKTQFAQKVFKAIKMQCTSKLGEKRTCVVAVRRNQSNDKQTVLKSIVGTLDISMRRLFSGETFPGPPVFGSRAPGPGYGYIANLYVPKSARRRGVASNMLLLALEIARSNGANEVFVHVNKYNVVARQLYEKIGFQIVEAAAHCLLVQHNYLMHLKI is encoded by the exons ATGGAGGCCATGCCCCTCTTCGCGAAGCCTTCTTCAACTCTCCGCTGTGTTCCGGTGCTCACTGTTGGCTTTCGTCCTCCTCCCATGTCGTCCGTCTGTTTTAAGAA ATTGGAATTTTGCAGGAATGGGGATTCTACCGCTTCTTCTGATGAATTGAAAGGGTTAAACGGCACCAATGATGGCCTTCCAACAGCTCCTAACAATCAGAGTTCCACAAGTCCGCCCGATCTCCGGTTTGATAGATTGCAAGTGGCGGATGATCAGGTTGAATGTCAGTATAGAAGAatttttgggaatttttttgcAAGAGAGGTCctctttgatgaagaatattgG GTAGTAGCTATGTTAAGGGCAGAGTGCCAGTGGGAGGAAGACCGACCTGATGTGGG CAATGTTCCATATCTTAAGACGCAATTTGCACAAAAG GTATTCAAAGCGATAAAGATGCAATGCACTAGTAAACTTGGTGAAAAACGCACCTGTGTTGTTGCG GTGAGAAGAAACCAAAGTAATGACAAACAAACAGTATTGAAAAGCATAGTTGGGACCCTGGACATAAGCATGAGGCGCCTCTTCTCTGGAGAAACCTTTCCTGGG CCCCCAGTTTTCGGCAGCAGAGCACCTGGACCAGGATATGGGTATATCGCAAACTTATATGTTCCTAAATCTGCACGCCGCCGAGGTGTTGCAAGCAACATGTTGCTTTTGGCTTTAGAAATAGCTAGATCAAACG GTGCAAATGAGGTGTTTGTGCATGTGAATAAGTATAATGTGGTCGCTCGGCAACTGTACGAGAAGATTGGATTTCAG ATTGTAGAAGCAGCAGCACATTGCTTGTTAGTACAACATAATTACTTGATGCACCTAAAGATCTAA
- the LOC120282310 gene encoding ylmG homolog protein 2, chloroplastic: protein MAGSSEPPRSGSNGAGAGGGAPCDCLRSGPPRQSLLPILQRTVPTLVSAAERCALAVAEHPLIKPLLSFQSESRRFFQVHLRSLRMQNSIATHNFAAILPGDSVAGLVVANGITNFLNIYNSLLIVRLVLTWFPNSPPAIVAPLSTICDPYLNIFRGIIPPLGGTLDLSPILAFLVLNAFESTAAALPAELPAATESKQGVSSSPAMPFNPTSAQKMWIKRVSCKRSKNSENV from the exons ATGGCCGGGAGTAGTGAGCCCCCTCGGAGCGGCAGCAacggcgccggcgccggcggTGGAGCTCCGTGCGACTGCCTCCGCTCCGGCCCGCCTAGGCAATCACTACTGCCTATTCTCCAACGAACGGTTCCGACACTGGTTTCCGCTGCCGAACGCTGCGCTCTTGCCGTTGCTGAGCACCCGCTCATCAAGCCTCTCCTTTCCTTCCAATCCGAATCCCGGCGCTTCTTCCAG GTTCATTTGAGGAGCCTTAGGATGCAGAACTCTATAGCTACTCACAACTTCGCAGCCATCTTGCCAGGCGACTCGGTGGCAGGGCTGGTGGTGGCCAATGGTATCACTAACTTCTTGAACATATATAATTCCTTGCTGATTGTGAGGCTGGTGCTCACCTGGTTCCCCAACTCTCCTCCAGCAATTGTTGCCCCTCTCAG CACTATTTGTGATCCCTATTTGAACATATTCCGGGGGATTATTCCGCCTCTTGGAGGTACACTAGACCTCTCACCGATATTGGCCTTCCTCGTCTTGAATGCATTTGAAAGCACTGCTGCTGCACTTCCTGCCGAACTCCCAGCTGCAACAGAATCTAAGCAAGGGGTCTCTTCATCTCCGGCTATGCCTTTCAATCCCACTTCAGCTCAGAAAATGTGGATAAAAAGGGTGAGCTGCAAGAGATCTAAGAACTCTGAAAATGTTTAG
- the LOC120282294 gene encoding copper-transporting ATPase PAA2, chloroplastic — translation MAASLLQLPIPRNPKLKSQCIVPRFWTPSVLLPFHRRRRHVAFTPLARAVEIGVPAGEPKQQNSPPSPLLLEVSGMMCGACAVRVKTILSADPRVESAVVNMVTETSAVKLKPGVLDGVDVVGVAEELAGRLTEMGFPAKRRGMGNGVGESVKKWREMKARKEELLVKSRNKLAFAWTLVALCCGAHASHLLHSVGIHVGHGSLWEILQNPYFKGGVAMLSLLGPGRDLLIDGLRAFVKRSPNMNSLVGFGSIAAFLISAVSLLNPELQWEETFFDEPVMLLGFVLLGRALEERARLKASSDMNELLSLVSSQARLVISSSDNSPSADSVLNADAITIEVPTDDIRVGDSVMVLPGETIPVDGKVLAGRSVVDESMLTGESLPVFKERGLLVSAGTINWDGPLRIEASTTGAMSTIAKIIRMVEDAQGHEAPVQRLADSIAGPFVYSVMSLSAATFAFWYYIGVNIFPEVLLNGIAGPDGNSLLLSLKLSVDVLVVSCPCALGLATPTAILVGTSLGAKQGLLIRGGDVLERLAQIDLVALDKTGTLTEGKPAVTGVASLAYEESEIIRLSAAVEKTASHPIAKAILHEAELMHLELPPTRGQLTEPGFGCLAEVDGSLVAVGTKHWVHERFQQKITQSELSNLEDHLAFLFPDQLSSSNHLKSVVYVGREGDGIIGAIVLSDPLRHDALSTVHRLQEKGIETFLLSGDREEAVASVGKMVGIPKHNISASLTPQHKSGAISSLKAKGHHVAMVGDGINDAPSLALADVGIALQIDAKENAASDAASVILLGNKLSQIVDALGLAQATIAKVHQNLAWAIAYNLVAIPIAAGILLPQFDFAMTPSLSGGLMALSSVFVVTNSLLLQRQGPLMKEEN, via the exons ATGGCAGCTTCTCTTCTCCAACTACCGATTCCTCGAAACCCTAAGCTCAAATCTCAATGCATCGTCCCTCGATTCTGGACTCCTTCTGTCCTGCTTCCGTTCCATCGTCGGCGGCGCCATGTCGCATTTACTCCCCTCGCTCGCGCTGTGGAGATTGGCGTGCCCGCCGGAGAACCAAAACAACAGAATTCTCCCCCGTCGCCTTTGCTTCTCGAGGTGTCAGGTATGATGTGCGGCGCCTGCGCCGTCCGTGTCAAGACCATCTTGTCTGCGGATCCGCGTGTTGAGTCCGCCGTCGTCAACATGGTGACGGAAACCTCCGCTGTGAAGCTGAAGCCTGGGGTTTTGGATGGTGTGGATGTTGTTGGAGTGGCGGAGGAGCTGGCTGGGAGGCTCACGGAGATGGGGTTCCCGGCGAAGAGGAGGGGGATGGGGAATGGGGTTGGGGAGAGCGTGAAGAAGTGGAGGGAGATGAAGGCGAGGAAGGAGGAGTTGCTAGTGAAGAGCCGGAACAAGCTTGCGTTTGCCTGGACGCTGGTGGCGCTGTGTTGTGGGGCTCATGCTTCGCATCTCTTGCATTCCGTTGGGATTCACGTCGGTCATG GGTCTTTATGGGAGATATTGCAGAACCCATATTTTAAAGGTGGAGTTGCTATGTTATCGTTACTTGGACCTGGTAGAG ATTTGCTGATAGATGGTCTTCGAGCATTCGTGAAGAGGTCACCAAATATGAACTCTCTTGTGGGATTTGGATCAATTGCTGCATTCCTGATTAGTGCA GTTTCACTTTTGAACCCTGAGCTTCAGTGGGAAGAAACATTTTTTGATGAGCCG GTCATGCTTCTTGGTTTTGTTCTTCTGGGGCGTGCTCTTGAAGAAAGGGCTAGGCTTAAAGCATCTAGTGATATGAATGAGCTCCTG TCGTTGGTATCTTCTCAAGCAAGATTAGTGATTAGTTCATCAGATAATAGTCCTTCAGCTGATAGTGTGTTGAATGCCGATGCAATTACTATAGAAGTCCCTACTGATGACATCCGAGTTGGAGACTCAGTCATGGTTTTGCCTGGGGAAACTATTCCTGTTGAT GGTAAGGTTCTTGCAGGGAGAAGTGTTGTTGATGAATCAATGCTCACTGGGGAGTCTCTTCCAGTTTTCAAGGAAAGAGGTCTGCTTGTTTCTGCAGGAACAATAAACTGG GATGGTCCTTTGAGAATTGAGGCCTCCACAACTGGTGCTATGTCAACAATCGCTAAAATTATTCGCATG GTTGAGGATGCACAAGGACATGAAGCGCCTGTTCAAAGGCTTGCAGATTCTATTGCAGGTCCTTTTGTATACAGTGTGATGTCGTTATCAGCAGCAACATTTGCCTTTTG GTATTATATTGGTGTGAATATCTTTCCGGAGGTGTTGCTCAATGGCATTGCAGGACCTGATGGAAACTCATTGCTCTTAAGCTTAAAACTTTCCGTTGATGTACTG GTTGTTTCCTGTCCTTGTGCTTTGGGGCTTGCTACTCCCACTGCTATCTTAGTTGGCACCTCCCTTG GGGCTAAGCAAGGACTTCTCATAAGAGGGGGAGATGTATTGGAACGACTAGCGCAGATTGATCTTGTGGCACTAGACAAA ACAGGGACCCTAACTGAAGGAAAACCTGCAGTTACCGGTGTTGCTTCATTGGCTTATGAAGAATCTGAAATTATTCGCCTTTCTGCTGCGGTGGAGAAAACAGCATCTCATCCAATTGCAAAGGCCATTCTACATGAAGCAGAGCTGATGCATTTAGAACTCCCTCCCACAAGAGGGCAATTGACAGAACCAGGTTTTGGTTGCTTAGCAGAAGTAGATGGATCTTTGGTTGCAGTTGGTACGAAGCACTGGGTTCATGAACGTTTTCAGCAAAAAATCACTCAATCTGAATTGTCAAATCTAGAAGATCATTTGGCATTCTTGTTTCCCGACCAGCTATCTTCATCAAACCATTTGAAGTCTGTTGTTTATGTTGGGCGTGAAGGAGATGGAATAATTGGTGCAATAGTACTATCTGATCCTTTACGGCATGATGCGCTGTCTACTGTACACAG GCTTCAGGAGAAGGGAATCGAAACATTCCTTTTATCAGGTGACCGTGAAGAGGCAGTAGCAAGTGTTGGTAAAATGGTTGGAATTCCAAAGCATAATATCAGTGCCTCTTTAACTCCACAGCATAAATCGGGTGCCATATCAAGTTTAAAAGCCAAGGGTCACCATGTTGCAATG GTTGGTGATGGTATAAATGATGCACCTTCCCTGGCACTTGCTGATGTTGGAATTGCTTTACAAATTGATGCAAAAGAGAATGCTGCATCAGATGCAGCTTCTGTTATTCTTTTGGGCAACAAACTATCACAG ATAGTTGATGCTCTAGGCCTTGCTCAAGCAACAATTGCCAAAGTTCATCAGAATCTGGCTTGGGCAATAGCATACAATCTAGTGGCCATCCCAATTGCTGCTGGGATACTACTTCCACAATTTGATTTTGCCATGACACCATCGCTTTCAG GTGGATTGATGGCCTTGAGCTCTGTCTTTGTTGTTACCAATTCTTTGCTCTTACAGAGGCAGGGGCCTTTGATGAAGGAAGAGAATTGA